One stretch of Pararhizobium qamdonense DNA includes these proteins:
- a CDS encoding tyrosine-type recombinase/integrase, translating to MGAYSLHYQFAVGRLAKPVESVSLKLLFERYGDLLWEPGSHKYNVTAFIYELHTLLVTPEFSVFTDEMLDSLIASLRKRGNSNATINRKMAALSKLLRKAFKMGEIHSLPEFRRQKEKSGRIRFLEYDEEDRLFAAIERHSEHYHRFCVFLVDTGARLGEAISLRWNDINDDRVTFWVTKSGRSRSVPLTSRAALSVARRPQQIGPFVTIDQQQFRAVWNQAKMEVGLATDNDVVPHVLRHTCASRLVRGGIDIRRVQMWLGHQTLQMTMRYAHLASHDLDVCVPILERHK from the coding sequence ATCGGAGCCTACAGTCTCCATTACCAATTCGCTGTCGGCCGCCTCGCCAAACCGGTAGAAAGCGTATCTCTCAAGCTGCTCTTCGAGCGGTACGGAGATCTGCTCTGGGAGCCAGGTTCTCACAAATATAATGTGACGGCCTTTATATATGAACTCCACACTCTGCTGGTTACGCCTGAGTTCTCGGTATTCACTGACGAAATGCTCGATAGCCTGATCGCCTCACTTCGCAAACGCGGCAACAGTAATGCCACCATCAATCGGAAGATGGCTGCACTGAGCAAGCTGTTGCGGAAGGCGTTTAAAATGGGAGAGATCCACAGTTTACCCGAGTTTAGGCGGCAAAAAGAGAAATCTGGCCGTATCCGCTTTCTCGAATATGACGAGGAGGATCGGCTTTTTGCCGCGATCGAGCGCCATTCTGAACACTATCATCGCTTTTGTGTCTTCCTGGTTGACACGGGCGCGCGCCTGGGTGAGGCGATCAGCTTGCGGTGGAACGATATTAATGATGATCGCGTGACATTCTGGGTCACTAAGTCCGGTAGAAGCCGGTCAGTTCCTTTGACGTCGCGCGCCGCCTTGTCAGTCGCTCGGCGCCCCCAACAGATCGGTCCCTTCGTCACGATCGATCAGCAGCAATTCCGTGCTGTATGGAACCAAGCAAAGATGGAAGTGGGCTTGGCGACCGATAACGACGTTGTTCCTCACGTGCTTCGCCACACCTGCGCTTCGAGACTGGTACGAGGCGGCATTGACATCCGCCGTGTCCAGATGTGGCTCGGTCACCAAACTCTTCAGATGACCATGAGATATGCACACCTTGCCTCTCACGATCTGGATGTCTGCGTCCCGATATTAGAGCGGCATAAATAA
- a CDS encoding LabA-like NYN domain-containing protein — MFDPREKIALFIDGANLYAASKSLGFDIDYRKLLKAFQKRGYLLRAYYYTALIEDQEYSSIRPLIDWLDYNGYKVVTKPAKEFTDSLGRRKIKGNMDIELAIDAMEQSETVDHLVIFSGDGDFTTLVEALQRKGRKVSVVSTMSTQPPMIADDLRRQADHFIELVSLKAEVGRDPSERPVRVTEPVHDEFHD, encoded by the coding sequence ATGTTCGACCCACGCGAAAAAATCGCGCTCTTTATCGATGGGGCCAACTTGTACGCCGCTTCGAAAAGCCTTGGTTTCGACATTGATTATCGCAAGCTTCTCAAAGCCTTCCAGAAGCGGGGTTACCTGCTTCGGGCGTATTATTACACGGCGCTGATCGAAGACCAGGAATATTCATCAATCCGGCCATTGATCGACTGGCTAGACTATAACGGTTACAAGGTTGTGACAAAGCCGGCCAAGGAATTCACTGATTCTCTCGGCCGCCGCAAGATCAAAGGCAACATGGACATCGAATTGGCCATCGATGCGATGGAACAGTCCGAAACCGTGGATCACCTGGTGATCTTTTCCGGCGACGGCGATTTCACCACGCTGGTGGAAGCGCTGCAGCGCAAGGGCCGCAAGGTTTCCGTCGTCTCCACCATGTCGACGCAACCCCCCATGATCGCCGACGATCTGCGCCGCCAGGCCGACCATTTCATTGAGCTTGTGAGCCTGAAAGCCGAAGTCGGCCGCGACCCTTCGGAACGCCCCGTGCGGGTGACGGAGCCGGTCCACGACGAATTCCACGATTGA
- a CDS encoding DUF2062 domain-containing protein, protein MLFRRKKPPTWSGKLREFLWPRKGFSRGLRYLSMRVLRLSSSPHSIAVGVAAGAASSATPFVGFHILIALAFAYLLSGNMIAAGISTALANPLTIPFILAATYEVGLIVLGTEGNGAMAGQDILHMLRHLEFSHLWEPVLKPMLIGSLPLAAVSAAVFYVAAFYAARLFQSRRQMRRQNKLRARSVAFAEDV, encoded by the coding sequence ATGTTGTTCAGACGCAAAAAACCGCCGACCTGGTCGGGAAAGCTCCGTGAATTCCTGTGGCCGCGAAAGGGTTTTTCGCGCGGGCTGCGGTATCTGTCGATGCGCGTGCTGCGCCTGTCGTCCTCGCCCCATTCGATCGCGGTCGGCGTTGCCGCCGGTGCTGCCTCCTCCGCCACGCCATTTGTCGGCTTTCACATTCTCATCGCGCTCGCCTTTGCCTATCTCCTGTCCGGCAACATGATCGCAGCCGGCATTTCCACGGCTCTAGCCAATCCGTTGACCATCCCGTTCATCCTGGCGGCCACCTATGAGGTTGGCCTGATCGTGCTGGGGACGGAGGGCAATGGTGCGATGGCCGGCCAGGATATCCTGCATATGCTGCGCCATCTCGAATTTTCGCATCTTTGGGAGCCGGTCTTGAAGCCGATGCTGATCGGCTCATTGCCGCTTGCGGCGGTCAGTGCGGCCGTCTTCTATGTGGCAGCCTTTTATGCCGCCCGGCTATTCCAGTCGCGCCGCCAGATGCGCCGTCAAAACAAACTGCGCGCCCGCAGCGTCGCCTTCGCTGAGGACGTCTGA
- a CDS encoding lytic transglycosylase domain-containing protein, translating into MRGQMLRRMIATLSASAVLFSAISASAQGLQVPLPRSKPQALVGQTLVKTGRAPSSGVASSEVTGSIISATAAIPVNSNLKTGLDALSNRDAAKAILARDAMAKGTLDRHILTWAIATSGQKGVPSYEIAAAQQELKGWPGLSALRANSERAMYRENPAPADILSAFGTTRPETPDGTIILARALQETGERNAAAKLLRGLWLKDALDTDTETKVLAEFPSLLTAGDHKQRMEMLLYRGRLDQASRFSDLGKAQSLYRAWIAVAKKAANAEALIAAVDRSWANEPAYLFIRVEYLRKQQKYEEAAKLLAGLSKDKDALVNPGEWWVEQRIISRGLLDQGKFKAAYAIAANHSAVNPADIVDAEFHAGWYALRGLKDAPTAAQHFQRILQASNRPISVSRAWYWLGRAAEAGAPGDAQDYFAKAATLPGTFYGQLAAAKLGRKGLNVTYPSPSSDDRARFEGREAVQAIARLEAAGHGWRADNLYRALADELTSPGELAILSARAEKAGGHQLSLQIGKIAFGRGIDVAALAFPIGVIPANANISGAGKALAYAIARQESAFNPAAISPANARGLLQILPGTAKGVAGRHGLAYSQERLTTDTAYNATLGAHYLGEQIDDFGGSYILTFIAYNAGPRRVPDWINRYGDPRGKSIDDVVDWIERIPFAETRNYVQRVMENYQVYKSRLGQTADIVQDLRVGR; encoded by the coding sequence ATGCGTGGGCAAATGTTACGCCGCATGATTGCGACGCTCAGCGCGTCGGCCGTGCTGTTCTCGGCCATTTCCGCTTCAGCGCAGGGCCTTCAGGTACCCTTGCCCCGGTCGAAGCCGCAGGCACTGGTAGGGCAAACGCTGGTGAAGACCGGACGGGCACCCTCCTCCGGTGTTGCAAGTTCCGAGGTTACCGGCTCCATCATCTCTGCCACCGCCGCGATCCCGGTCAATTCGAACCTGAAAACCGGCCTTGACGCGCTCTCCAACCGGGATGCGGCAAAAGCCATTCTTGCGCGCGACGCCATGGCCAAGGGCACGCTCGACCGGCATATCCTGACCTGGGCGATTGCCACGTCCGGTCAAAAGGGCGTTCCGTCCTATGAGATCGCCGCCGCGCAGCAGGAATTGAAGGGCTGGCCGGGGCTGAGCGCATTGCGTGCCAATTCCGAACGCGCCATGTACCGCGAAAATCCGGCGCCCGCCGATATTCTCTCCGCGTTCGGCACGACGCGGCCGGAAACGCCGGATGGCACGATTATTCTGGCGCGGGCTCTGCAGGAGACCGGCGAGCGCAATGCGGCAGCAAAATTGTTGCGCGGCCTCTGGCTGAAAGATGCGCTCGACACCGATACCGAGACCAAGGTCCTGGCGGAATTTCCAAGCCTTCTGACGGCAGGCGACCACAAGCAGCGCATGGAAATGCTGCTCTATCGCGGCCGCCTCGACCAGGCCAGCCGTTTCAGCGATCTCGGCAAGGCGCAATCTTTGTACCGCGCCTGGATCGCCGTTGCCAAGAAGGCTGCAAATGCGGAGGCTTTGATTGCGGCTGTCGACCGTTCATGGGCCAATGAGCCGGCCTATCTGTTCATCCGGGTCGAATATCTGCGCAAGCAGCAGAAATACGAGGAAGCGGCCAAGCTTCTGGCTGGGCTTTCGAAAGACAAGGATGCGCTGGTCAATCCGGGCGAATGGTGGGTGGAACAGCGGATCATCAGCCGGGGGCTGCTCGACCAGGGCAAATTCAAGGCCGCCTATGCGATCGCGGCAAACCATTCCGCCGTCAATCCGGCCGATATTGTCGATGCCGAATTCCATGCCGGCTGGTATGCTCTGCGGGGTCTGAAGGACGCGCCAACCGCCGCGCAGCACTTCCAACGCATCCTGCAGGCCTCCAACCGGCCGATTTCGGTTTCGCGCGCCTGGTATTGGCTGGGGCGCGCTGCCGAAGCCGGCGCTCCCGGCGATGCACAGGATTATTTTGCCAAGGCAGCAACGCTTCCCGGCACCTTTTACGGGCAGCTTGCCGCAGCGAAGCTCGGGCGCAAGGGGCTGAATGTCACCTATCCATCGCCGTCAAGCGACGATCGCGCCCGGTTCGAGGGCCGCGAGGCGGTGCAGGCGATCGCACGGCTAGAGGCGGCGGGGCATGGCTGGCGGGCTGACAATCTCTACCGGGCGCTGGCCGACGAGCTGACGAGCCCGGGAGAACTCGCCATTCTTTCGGCGCGCGCGGAAAAAGCCGGTGGCCATCAACTGTCGCTGCAGATCGGCAAGATTGCCTTCGGCCGCGGCATCGACGTTGCGGCCCTTGCCTTCCCGATCGGCGTCATTCCGGCCAATGCCAATATCAGCGGTGCGGGCAAGGCACTCGCCTATGCCATCGCCCGCCAGGAAAGCGCGTTCAATCCGGCGGCGATCTCGCCGGCCAATGCGCGCGGACTATTGCAGATCCTGCCGGGAACGGCCAAGGGTGTTGCCGGGCGGCACGGCCTTGCCTATTCCCAGGAACGCCTGACGACCGACACCGCCTATAATGCCACGCTCGGCGCGCATTATCTCGGAGAACAGATCGACGATTTCGGCGGCTCCTACATTCTGACCTTCATCGCCTATAATGCCGGTCCCCGCCGCGTGCCGGACTGGATCAACCGCTATGGCGACCCGCGCGGCAAATCGATCGACGACGTCGTCGATTGGATCGAGCGCATTCCCTTTGCCGAAACCCGCAACTATGTGCAGCGGGTCATGGAGAATTATCAGGTCTACAAATCAAGGCTCGGACAAACTGCCGATATCGTCCAGGATCTGCGCGTAGGGCGTTAG
- the dapA gene encoding 4-hydroxy-tetrahydrodipicolinate synthase — protein sequence MFKGSIPALVTPFTASGAVDTDSFAAHVEWQISEGSHGLVPVGTTGESPTLSHAEHKRVVELCIETAAKRVPVIAGAGSNNTTEAVELAQHAEKAGADAVLVVTPYYNKPTQKGLFAHFAAVAESIKLPVVIYNIPGRSVVDMSVETMAALHKAYPSIIGVKDATGKIERVSEQRLSCGAGFVQLSGEDATALGFNAHGGVGCISVTANVAPRLCAQFQEATLAGDYATALDYQDKLMPLHKAIFMEPGLCGAKYALNRLRQMSRTVRSPLLSTLEPATEAAIDAALIHAGLIN from the coding sequence ATGTTCAAGGGATCCATTCCCGCACTCGTCACCCCGTTCACCGCCTCCGGCGCTGTGGATACGGATAGCTTTGCCGCGCATGTCGAATGGCAGATCAGCGAAGGCAGTCACGGTCTGGTGCCGGTCGGCACGACCGGTGAATCGCCGACTTTGTCCCATGCCGAGCATAAACGTGTGGTGGAACTGTGCATCGAGACGGCGGCCAAGCGCGTGCCGGTGATCGCCGGCGCCGGCTCCAACAACACGACAGAGGCTGTCGAATTGGCGCAGCATGCCGAAAAAGCCGGCGCAGACGCCGTTCTGGTGGTGACGCCCTATTATAACAAGCCGACCCAGAAGGGGCTGTTCGCCCATTTTGCCGCTGTCGCCGAAAGCATCAAGCTGCCTGTTGTCATCTATAATATCCCCGGCCGGTCGGTTGTGGATATGAGCGTCGAGACGATGGCCGCCCTGCACAAGGCGTATCCGTCGATTATCGGCGTCAAGGATGCGACCGGCAAGATCGAGCGCGTCTCCGAGCAGCGCCTGTCCTGCGGCGCAGGCTTCGTACAACTGTCCGGCGAGGACGCGACCGCGCTCGGTTTCAACGCCCATGGCGGCGTCGGCTGCATCTCGGTCACCGCCAATGTGGCGCCGCGCCTGTGTGCGCAGTTCCAGGAAGCCACGCTTGCCGGTGATTATGCAACTGCGCTTGACTACCAGGACAAGCTGATGCCGTTGCACAAGGCGATCTTCATGGAGCCTGGCCTGTGCGGCGCCAAATACGCGCTCAACCGCCTGCGCCAGATGAGCCGCACCGTCCGTTCGCCGCTTTTGTCCACCTTGGAGCCGGCAACCGAGGCTGCCATCGATGCGGCCCTTATTCATGCGGGGCTGATCAACTGA
- a CDS encoding RelA/SpoT family protein: protein MMRQYELVERVQKYKPDVNEALLNKAYVYAMQKHGQQKRASGDPYISHPLEVAAILTEMHLDESTIAVALLHDTIEDTTATRAEIDDLFGEDIGALVEGLTKIKKLDLVTKKAKQAENLRKLLLAISDDVRVLLVKLADRLHNMRTLDHMSAEKRARISEETMDIYAPLAGRMGMQDMREELENLSFRHINPEAFETVTRRLEELSTRNEGLIKKIEDELGELLQARGLTGTLVKGRQKKPYSVFKKMQSKSLSFEQLSDVWGFRIIVADIPDCYRALGIVHTRWRVVPGRFKDYISTPKQNDYQSIHTTIVGPSRQRIELQIRTRLMHEIAEYGIAAHTLYKDSVEPVGEVKLSPKSNAYSWLRRTIESLAEGDNPEEFLEHTKLELFQDQVFCFTPKGQLIALPRGATPIDFAYAVHTNIGDTCVGAKINGRIMPLVTRLNNGDEVEIVRSGIQVPPPAWEEIVVTGKARAAIRRATRAAVRKQYSGLGYRILERTFERAGKSFTREGMKPVLHRLGHKEIEDAIAAVGRGELSSLDVLRAVYPDHQDERVTIKPSDDGWFNMRSAAGMVFKLPGRPKDMFDVLDGEGPEALPIRGLSGNAEVHFSASGAVPGDRIVGIMEKDKGITIYPIQSPSLQKFDEESERWIDVRWDLDEANNTRFMARIQINALNEPGTLAEIAQAVATSDINIRTLSMGQVAADFSEFQLDIEVWDLRQLNHLITQIRDLPSVSTVKRVFE, encoded by the coding sequence ATGATGCGCCAATACGAGCTCGTTGAGCGCGTTCAAAAATACAAGCCCGATGTGAACGAGGCGCTTCTCAACAAGGCCTATGTTTACGCCATGCAGAAACATGGCCAGCAGAAGCGGGCGAGCGGCGATCCCTATATCTCCCACCCTCTCGAAGTCGCAGCCATTCTCACCGAGATGCATCTCGATGAATCGACCATCGCGGTCGCTCTTTTGCACGACACGATCGAGGACACGACGGCGACCCGCGCCGAAATCGACGATCTTTTTGGCGAGGATATCGGCGCGCTGGTCGAGGGACTGACCAAGATCAAGAAGCTCGATCTCGTCACCAAGAAGGCCAAGCAGGCGGAAAACCTGCGCAAGCTGCTCCTGGCGATTTCCGACGATGTGCGCGTCCTGCTCGTCAAGCTCGCCGACCGGCTGCACAATATGCGCACGCTCGATCATATGTCGGCGGAAAAGCGCGCGCGGATTTCTGAAGAGACGATGGATATCTATGCGCCGCTCGCTGGCCGCATGGGCATGCAGGACATGCGCGAGGAGCTGGAAAACCTCTCCTTCCGCCATATCAATCCCGAAGCCTTCGAGACGGTCACCCGCCGCCTTGAAGAGCTGTCGACCCGCAATGAAGGGCTGATCAAGAAGATCGAGGACGAGCTTGGCGAACTGCTGCAGGCGAGGGGCCTGACGGGCACTCTGGTCAAGGGGCGCCAGAAGAAGCCCTATTCCGTCTTCAAGAAGATGCAGTCGAAGTCGCTCTCCTTCGAACAGCTGTCCGATGTCTGGGGCTTCCGCATCATCGTTGCCGATATTCCCGATTGCTACCGGGCGCTCGGCATCGTCCACACCCGCTGGCGCGTCGTTCCCGGCCGGTTCAAGGATTATATCTCTACGCCGAAGCAGAACGACTACCAGTCCATCCACACCACCATCGTCGGTCCGTCGCGCCAGCGTATCGAGCTGCAGATCCGCACGCGGCTGATGCACGAGATCGCCGAATACGGCATTGCCGCGCACACGCTCTACAAGGATAGCGTCGAGCCGGTCGGCGAGGTGAAGCTGTCGCCGAAGTCGAACGCCTATTCCTGGCTGCGCCGGACGATCGAATCGCTGGCCGAAGGGGATAATCCCGAAGAATTCCTCGAGCACACCAAGCTCGAACTGTTCCAGGACCAGGTCTTCTGCTTCACGCCGAAGGGCCAGCTGATCGCTTTGCCGCGTGGCGCGACGCCGATCGATTTTGCCTATGCGGTGCATACCAATATCGGCGATACCTGCGTCGGCGCCAAGATCAATGGCCGCATCATGCCGCTGGTCACCCGTCTCAACAATGGCGACGAGGTGGAGATCGTGCGTTCCGGCATCCAGGTGCCGCCGCCGGCCTGGGAAGAGATCGTCGTGACCGGCAAGGCCCGTGCCGCCATCCGGCGCGCAACCCGTGCAGCCGTGCGCAAGCAATATTCCGGCCTCGGCTACCGTATTCTCGAGCGCACGTTCGAGCGCGCCGGCAAGTCGTTCACCCGCGAGGGCATGAAGCCGGTCCTGCACCGGCTCGGCCACAAGGAGATCGAGGATGCCATCGCTGCCGTTGGCCGTGGTGAACTGTCTTCGCTCGATGTGCTGCGCGCCGTCTATCCCGATCACCAGGACGAGCGTGTCACCATCAAGCCCAGCGACGATGGCTGGTTCAACATGCGCAGCGCCGCCGGCATGGTCTTCAAACTCCCCGGCCGTCCCAAGGACATGTTCGACGTCCTGGACGGAGAGGGGCCGGAAGCCCTGCCGATCCGCGGCCTGTCCGGCAATGCCGAGGTGCATTTCAGCGCGTCCGGCGCAGTGCCCGGCGACCGCATCGTCGGGATCATGGAGAAGGACAAGGGGATCACCATCTACCCGATCCAGTCGCCGAGCCTGCAGAAGTTCGACGAGGAATCCGAGCGCTGGATCGATGTGCGCTGGGATCTGGATGAGGCCAACAACACCCGCTTCATGGCGCGCATCCAGATCAACGCGCTCAACGAACCCGGCACATTGGCCGAAATCGCCCAGGCCGTCGCCACCAGCGATATCAATATCCGTACCCTGTCGATGGGGCAGGTGGCGGCCGATTTTAGCGAGTTCCAGCTGGATATCGAAGTCTGGGACCTGCGCCAGCTCAACCACCTGATCACCCAAATTCGCGACCTGCCAAGCGTGTCCACGGTCAAGCGGGTGTTCGAGTAA
- a CDS encoding porin produces MNIKSLLLGSAAALAAVSGAQAADAIVAAEPEPLEYVRVCDAFGTGYFYIPGTETCLKISGYVRTQLEYKENGFSDDSTDLNAFTRGQLVFEAKNDTEYGALSSAIVINAEQDDGVYLDAAWISIAGFDVGNYYTWWDADLNGEADVLSSNDTSLNGIRYTYDGGTFQVGVAVEELEGATALFGTGDNGNDDIGAGGLIGFSLGGVKATIIGSYDFNAEEAAFRAIVTADIGPGTLGIAGIYATDANYYWDVSEWSAYAEYKIQATDKLFITPSAQYFGDVDFVNVDAWRVGLTAGYQITEGLRSLATVSYTDADEAGNGLTGASDSQWRGFVRLQRDF; encoded by the coding sequence ATGAACATCAAGAGCCTTCTTCTCGGCTCCGCTGCAGCTCTCGCAGCAGTATCCGGCGCCCAGGCAGCTGACGCAATCGTAGCTGCTGAGCCGGAGCCTTTGGAATACGTTCGCGTTTGCGACGCATTCGGCACAGGCTACTTCTACATCCCGGGCACGGAAACCTGCCTGAAGATCAGCGGTTATGTCCGTACACAGTTGGAATACAAGGAAAACGGCTTCAGCGATGACAGCACGGACCTGAATGCCTTCACCCGCGGTCAGCTGGTATTCGAAGCCAAGAACGACACTGAATATGGTGCGCTTTCTTCGGCTATCGTTATCAATGCCGAGCAGGATGATGGCGTTTACCTCGACGCAGCCTGGATCAGCATTGCTGGCTTCGACGTTGGTAACTACTACACATGGTGGGACGCCGATCTGAACGGCGAAGCTGACGTTCTGTCCTCGAACGACACATCGCTCAACGGTATTCGTTACACCTACGATGGTGGCACGTTCCAGGTTGGTGTTGCTGTTGAAGAACTCGAAGGCGCAACTGCCCTCTTTGGTACAGGCGACAACGGCAACGACGATATCGGCGCTGGCGGTCTCATCGGCTTCAGCCTCGGTGGCGTTAAGGCTACGATCATCGGCAGCTACGACTTCAACGCTGAAGAAGCTGCATTCCGTGCGATCGTCACTGCTGACATCGGCCCGGGCACGCTCGGCATCGCTGGTATCTACGCAACAGACGCCAACTACTACTGGGACGTTTCCGAGTGGTCGGCTTATGCTGAATACAAGATCCAGGCTACTGACAAGCTCTTCATCACCCCGTCGGCTCAGTACTTCGGCGATGTTGACTTCGTAAACGTTGATGCATGGCGCGTTGGCCTGACGGCTGGCTACCAGATCACTGAAGGCCTCCGTTCGCTCGCAACTGTTAGCTACACAGACGCTGACGAAGCTGGCAATGGCCTGACCGGTGCTTCGGACAGCCAGTGGAGAGGTTTCGTTCGTCTGCAGCGCGACTTCTAA
- a CDS encoding alpha/beta fold hydrolase, translating to MLLPICAKGDIVTNGISFQEHRFSSSDGLQLYARDYGRADPQTAASLPVVCLPGLSRNSRDFHRLAMQLSTHPQRPRRVIALDYRGRGFSDWDTDKSRYQLPVEAQDVLSACENLGIAKAIFIGTSRGGLILHFLAAMRPALLTGIVLNDIGPVIEIAGLLQIRHYLQAQQPLQSFEQAIESLKRTHGAAFPALDDDDWADMAQAIFREKDGVITADFDPALIEPLKGIDADTQVPDLWTLYQGFQTMPLMVIRGENSNILSEATVLEMGKRHPGLKVVTAAGQGHAPLLHRPDLLTNMTAFIDGIA from the coding sequence ATGCTTCTCCCCATATGTGCGAAGGGAGACATCGTGACGAACGGGATCAGCTTTCAGGAACACCGGTTTTCATCCAGCGACGGATTGCAGCTTTATGCGCGCGATTATGGCCGTGCCGATCCGCAAACGGCGGCATCGCTGCCCGTCGTTTGCCTGCCGGGCCTCAGCCGTAACAGCCGTGATTTTCATCGTCTGGCAATGCAGCTTTCAACCCATCCGCAGCGCCCACGCCGCGTCATCGCGCTGGATTATCGCGGGCGCGGGTTTTCGGACTGGGACACGGACAAAAGCCGGTACCAGCTTCCCGTGGAGGCGCAAGATGTCCTCAGCGCCTGCGAAAATCTTGGTATTGCAAAGGCAATCTTCATCGGCACGTCCCGCGGCGGCCTGATCCTGCATTTTCTTGCCGCCATGCGGCCCGCCCTGCTTACAGGCATCGTGCTCAACGACATCGGACCCGTCATCGAAATCGCCGGATTGCTGCAGATCCGGCACTATCTGCAGGCGCAGCAGCCGTTGCAATCCTTTGAACAGGCGATCGAAAGCCTGAAAAGGACGCATGGTGCGGCCTTCCCTGCCCTTGATGATGACGACTGGGCAGATATGGCGCAGGCGATTTTCCGGGAGAAAGACGGTGTCATCACCGCCGATTTCGATCCGGCCCTCATCGAGCCGTTGAAGGGCATCGACGCAGACACTCAAGTGCCCGATCTCTGGACGCTTTACCAAGGCTTTCAGACAATGCCGCTGATGGTGATCAGGGGTGAAAATTCGAACATCCTGTCAGAAGCCACCGTCTTAGAGATGGGAAAACGGCATCCGGGCCTGAAAGTGGTCACCGCTGCGGGCCAAGGACATGCACCGCTGCTACACCGGCCGGATCTGCTGACGAACATGACCGCATTCATCGACGGGATTGCCTAA
- the smpB gene encoding SsrA-binding protein SmpB, with amino-acid sequence MAPKGSQRVVKKIVAENRKARFNYEIMDTYEAGLVLTGTEVKSLREGKANIAESYATDEGGEMWLINSYLPEYLQANRFNHEPRRRRKLLLSKREAHRLQSAINRDGMTLIPLKIYFNDQGRAKLELALGKGKKLHDKRETEKERDWNRQKSRLLKDR; translated from the coding sequence ATGGCACCGAAGGGCAGCCAGCGTGTGGTCAAGAAAATTGTCGCGGAGAACCGGAAGGCCCGCTTCAATTACGAGATCATGGATACCTACGAGGCCGGTCTGGTTTTGACCGGCACCGAGGTCAAGTCGCTGCGCGAAGGCAAAGCCAATATCGCCGAATCCTACGCCACCGACGAGGGTGGCGAGATGTGGCTGATCAATTCCTATCTGCCGGAATATCTGCAGGCCAACCGTTTCAACCACGAGCCGCGCCGCCGCCGCAAGCTTCTCCTGTCCAAACGGGAAGCCCACCGGCTGCAAAGCGCGATCAACCGCGACGGCATGACGCTCATCCCGCTCAAGATCTATTTCAACGATCAGGGCAGGGCGAAACTGGAACTGGCATTGGGCAAGGGCAAGAAGCTGCACGACAAGCGCGAGACCGAAAAGGAACGCGACTGGAACCGGCAGAAGAGCCGGTTGCTGAAGGATCGCTAA
- the rpoZ gene encoding DNA-directed RNA polymerase subunit omega translates to MARVTVEDCIDKVDNRFELVLLASHRARLISQGAAITIDRDNDKNPVVALREIADETLSPGDLKEDLIHSLQKHVEVDEPEPDPASMISGDAASVFADQSGEDDQPEVVTFDRMSEEELLAGIEGLVPPEKSDDY, encoded by the coding sequence ATGGCCCGCGTCACCGTTGAAGATTGCATCGACAAAGTCGATAACCGTTTCGAGCTTGTGCTTCTGGCAAGCCACCGTGCCCGCCTGATCTCGCAGGGCGCTGCCATCACCATCGATCGCGACAACGACAAGAACCCCGTCGTGGCGCTGCGCGAAATCGCCGATGAGACGCTGTCGCCGGGCGATCTGAAGGAAGACTTGATCCACTCGCTGCAGAAGCATGTCGAAGTCGATGAGCCCGAGCCCGATCCGGCTTCGATGATCAGCGGCGATGCTGCATCCGTTTTTGCCGATCAGTCGGGCGAAGACGATCAGCCGGAAGTCGTCACCTTCGACCGTATGTCGGAAGAAGAGCTGCTGGCCGGCATCGAAGGCCTGGTTCCGCCGGAAAAAAGCGACGATTATTGA
- a CDS encoding DUF3563 domain-containing protein encodes MFKQLKKITNALRVPSVEDRELNYLNGSLDRIDLEYRQRQIDRGLFRNSF; translated from the coding sequence ATGTTTAAGCAACTGAAGAAGATCACCAACGCCCTGCGCGTCCCGTCTGTCGAAGACCGCGAACTGAACTATCTGAATGGTTCGCTCGACCGGATCGACCTGGAATACCGTCAGCGTCAGATCGACCGCGGCCTGTTCCGCAACTCGTTCTAA